A window of Silene latifolia isolate original U9 population unplaced genomic scaffold, ASM4854445v1 scaffold_57, whole genome shotgun sequence genomic DNA:
ACTCCGTATTCGTTATTGTACTTTCACTTATGTATGTGTCAATTAGTTTGGTGTTCTTGTTTTTGAGAATTTCCGAGCTCCGGTTCAAAGGATAGTTCCCACTTAACACGTTCTCGTTTATTTCCCTATTATTATCAGTTTTGTTGTTATTTTGTGTATCTTTTTTGACATTAGGATGTTGATGATATTGCTAAGGAAGACATGAaggaagatgttgatcaagaagTTTCAAGTGTTCACTAAATCGTAGAACTTTGAGCTTAATTGTTTTCTCTAAGTTGTACTCTTATCTCTTTTGTTGACAAAGCTACAGAGTATTTCATGAATTAAGATAGGCCACTGGCCACTGATTCATGTTATACTGCCAATTGCCTcaatttaagtttattttttatttttgaatattTTATACATGGGACCCGTAGGTTACCCGGATCCGTAGGGTCCGGATCTGGATCTGACAATTTTGGACCCTACGGATCTGGGTCGGATCTGGATCCCGCTTTCGCATTGCGGATCTGGATCTGGATCCTATTGGACCCTATCCAGATCCGGCCCGTTGCCATCCCTACTCATTCCTCATTGTATATTTATTGAGTGatcaataaaattcctagtgcgaCTATAGTGAGGACGTAGCCAAGTTGGTGAACGTCATAAATATTGTGTCCTTATTATTTTTCCGattcttattatatttattattgtgTGAGTGGCTCATACCAAAAATCCCTACAGCATCAACATACGATTAAAGCAAGTTTGTACTTTTTGTGCAAATTGGTATTGGTACAACACACTATTTGGACGTATAACATAAAATCAGTGAATTACTTGATTAATTGGAGTATTTATGATTCATTTTTGTAGTTCTTAGAGCAATTGTATTAGATTTAGAGAAAAAGTTAATAGAAGAGTTATTTGATTAGGGTTAAATAAAAAGGGTATTAGgtggaaaaataatgaaaaattgtatgtgaaaaagtaaatcCGTATGTTAAAAAGTAATACCATTCCCTTTTGCTATGAACGACAACTCGGCATTCAACAATTCACCTCCAAATTCTCCAGCCTCACAGCTACGAGTCTTATTCATGATCGACAATCTTATTCCACTGCATGAATCCTCGCCCATAGATATTCATCTTAAAGTTGTATGTTTTGAACTTAAAACACTCAATTATAAAACCGTCGTCCATTAAACTAAAAATCTCACtttacaaacaaaacaaaactctCAAAATGTTAAGTTATCAAATTAAAGTTATGGGAAATTAGTCTAAAAGTCTTGTTTTAAAAATACTCCGTAAAGAAAAAGGAGAAGGATTATAAACTATattaacttaaaaaaaaaaacatatgaaCTTATCAAATTAAATTTGTCGGCTTTGAAGTTAAAACTTTCACTTATCAAACTAAATATGCTCGCCTGCAAGGGtggagtctagtggttaaaacttgggtgaaatttcCAGGAGTCCCAGGTTCAAGCCTCcccaagagcaaaatcttgtggagcattcttggcctgagtccatgcctaatagacttcgagcctgtcaccctcgggtggtttacctggtatacgtggtttgcaggctatcacgtacacccgcgggtttacccagtgcgcaccaaaaggtagcggctgcgggttccctcgttaccaaaaaaaaaaaaaaaaaaactaaatatgCTTCTTTACAAAACCTCTGGTgaatgggagaaaattaaaggcTTAGTTTTCAATTTATAATTCAGAGTTATCAACTTACAAACATAGAAATGCAAGTTAAAACAATTAGTCGTCaaaagtttggtttataaattatcTGAAAAAGGCCGGCGTTTTAAATTAAAATCAAAACCTGCTATTTGCGATCGATCGACGTCATCGTGGCTGTCGATAGAGGAACGACGGATATAGAATTGGATAAATGCGAACACAATAAGCGAGGCGCACTGCTGCAGGAGTTGGTGTCCGACTTGCCGTTGAGGTGGTTGGGATGGAGATAGTGACGAACTGGCGATTGAGGAGATGGAGTAACATGCGTTGTGGCTTGTGGAGTAGTTGTGGGTGGGTCTTTAAAAGAAGAATTAGGAGGTTTctattttatgttttaattaattccatTTGCTAGGCTTATTTCTTCTATTTGACCCGTCCTATGTTATAAGACGGTCCTATAGGAAAATTACTGATTGTATAAAGTAGATGGTACGATAGAAAtgttaaacttttatttttatttcatacttcttattaataatttttaatttCCTAACTATTGCCACATCATCAAAATTTAACTTTTCATTAAAAGACGTTACATTTAGGGTACCATGGACACAAAAATGAAATCTGAAAGGTACCATGGGTAGATTCTTAAAAGCAGATAGGTATcaggaaaatctgacaaaattaaggttACCATTGATGGGAAAACCGTAAAAACAATGGGTTGAGGGCCTTGAGGCCGTGATTCACTAGTTATAGTACACCGTACGATTTAAGACGACTGATTCAGTGGCTATTTGTTATGGACAAAACATCATCCGAAGTTCAGGGGTGAATATTGCTCCTGTTTATGCTATCCCAAACCAGTTGCCTTTACTGGTGGCTATCATCTTTCATGACATCAGCTTCCTCTAGGTTCCACCAACAATGACTCAAACTTTTAGTTACAGCCAACATACAATCTGCTCTTTTTATATTGTTTGTCGAGGAGCGGGCACGCAATAGAGATCAACTACTGCTTTAAACTTGATGATTACAAAGTAGCCGATATCTACAAGAAAAGTGAGTATAGAACTCAGGTGCTTATTCACATTACTCAACAATCAACAAATTATTTTCCATTAGCCCCTCGCCAATGGTAGGGAGTTCTGATGATAAATGCCACTCTCCATCCACCAAGAACTTAATCTCATACCTGTTCGTACAAACAAAACACGGAAAAGATGAGATGTCTGAATTCTAAATTGGGTAATGCTTGGATATTATAATAAAGCAGAATATAGGTTATTCAAAAACATCTGGCCCAAAAACATCTATGTTGcctccttcaaaaaaaaaaaaaaaacatctatGTTTCCAAGGGCAAAGTTGTGTATCCCCGTTAGTCCGTCACCCCGACCAGGCAACTATAGGCGAGATTCTTTTATACACTCGGAAATATTGTTCTAACTAAATTTTCCAGTTCAACCTACATTTTCCCCCATGCAACAAGGACACAATACACAAGtgtcaaaaatcaaataaaaaaaagGGATATTCTCACTTGTACCCCCCTCAacctttgaccgaccataattcccaactacgagttgagacgatcaatttggaaaaaaaaaaaaagttttatcGTATTCTGTACTTGTAGCCAAGAATTATTAACGGTCAAAGGTTTTTTTGTAAGAAAAGAGGGGTACAccttagaaaatgaaaaagttgaggggtacaagtgagaatatcccaaaaaaaaagcaaaaactACAAATCTACAATGCATCGAAACCGAGTAATGAAATTGAGATTATACATCATTTTTTCCCCCAAGTAAGTAGGGTCTGAGGAATTAAATGAGTTAAAAGTAATATGAGGCCCTTTATTTCCTGGTCCCCGCTCCCAAGAACCTCTTAATAGACGGCTCTGACTACATCCATCAGCTATTTCCAAACATGAACTGGACAAACCAAGTTTATCACTACTCATCCGAGAGCGTCCAGCAACAGCAGAACCTTATCCCAAAAGGTTCAACAGGCGTAAATCGTCATTTGTAACCATCAATGATACGGGGTATTATCTAAACCCATCCATTTACATCTGCTTTCCTATTATGAATTCTTTCAAAACTGGGAATCATTTTCTTCTTATAGTAGGTATAGAAAAGGACAAAAAAGGTGGTCAGACCTTCCAGGTCGAAGCAATAGTGTTGCTGAGAATTTTGTAAAGGAGCCTGTGTACTCGGGAGACAGGTGCTCTCCCTGACTCCATCCATCAAAGCTTCCCATGACTTGAACACTCTGTACGAACATTAATAGGCATCAGAATTGTAGTGCATTTACCAAATGAATAATTTGAAAGACTATAAGACTAGTCCTTCAACCCAATGCCATCAATGAGCTGGAATCGGGGTAACAGAACTAATGCAGATAAGAATGTACTGCTCATACAGGCCACAATGTACAAGAAAGAACGAAGAgaattaatggatgaacaagtcAAATAGCAATGTGACCCAATGCATAGGAAAAATTACTAAATGAAGTACAGGGAAAAGAATGATAtggtgaaagaaataaattttcaTATTTGCGTAACGAAGTAGTTCTAAATTGCCCTACCATTAAATACATCATATACATCATTAATACTCATCATATACATCATTAATACTTCTTAGGAAAAGTGCACCCAGAAATGATACACTGGAAAAACCCTTTTGGTTGATTGATTCCCTCTTCAGTTTTCCAAAGGGGAAAAGTATTTCAACGTGAGGTTAATGTATCCAAGACAGAGTGCTAGTAGTTGGTTTCTTCCAACAGGTAGAAAGTGTATCGTACCTAAATCTAACCAAGGTTTGAGCGGTGAAGGAACTGGATCGGAAGAAAGAGGGATTGTAGTTGAAAGATATTGAATGAAAGTGAGATCTCATTCAAAGTAAAGATATCAACTATTATGTTTTGCCTCATTCAAAACTGTTTATGTTCACATGCCTGTAACTTGGGATTGTAGTTGACAGGTAATGACTTAGCTCCCAGAAGCAGCCTTGTTGCCGAGGCACTAACTACTAAAGTTATAAATGCTTGTTTAGATGTAAGTACTGCCGGTATGGCAGTATGTCAATAAAATATGGAGGAGTAAATGAAGCACTATAGCCAATTAAGCACATTAGTTATTATTTTCATAAAGCTGTCCCAAATTGTGAAAATTTAAGTCTATTATGTCTTGCCTCATCAGTCACCAGAGAAAGATGATCAAACAATTCACATGCATAGTCCTTACTAATCGGATCTAACCAATTGTGTGGTATGAAAAGTGAAAACAAAAATCACACGAACAAACAAAAATGCTGAAAGAAAATTCCTTAAGAACATCTGGGACAACAACCAAAAACACCTTTCTCCTTCTCCTCTCTAAAACCCTAGCCTCCATCCATCAAATGCCAGGCACCCATCGATAATAAACCGGTGGTAAGCCCCAAAATTGTTTCATCTTTCAATAAAAAAATTAGAAGAGAGAATTGTTAAAAGAGTACATTATTATACTTACTCAAATAATAACTAGGATGAGAAAATGGAACTCCGGTGAGAAATTGGCCAGAAAAATACAAAGGGTTTAATTTCACATTTTGGAAAAGGTGAGGGGGTCAATTACACCAATTGAAACTTCAGGGGTTAGATTTCAAAAGGGGTTTGTTTAATCACCACTTCGCCGGAATAAAAAACCTATAGGATGTTTGGATAAAACTTTTGTGTTCTTACCTCAGCCATGCCAACCCAGAATACATGCACCTCCTTGGACTGTGCAGCTTCCACGTCTTTTATCTGCCCTAGTATTTTTTCCCGAACAACTGAAAAGTGAAAGGTAATGGATGTGAGAGATGAATGAAATACAATGATAAAATAGAAGGTTAATTGAAGTTGAATCAAGAGTCATAGACAGTCAAATCAATCTCGAAGATGTGTGTATAATAAGGCCCACTTTTCTTGTCGGAACCAAAGTTACATATCCACCATCCCAAAGTAGTATGGGGTTTTGAGGAGCAACACATTGAAAGTTAAAACCCTCTCCCAATTAACTCTCAATTGGGTTTCTATGCTGAGGCGCCTCCACGATTAAGCTTCCTTTTAATATCTCCAAGGCTCGAGGGCTTCAAATAACAAGCGGTTTAACAATTACTTATTGAAAGCCATCTTACGTAAGTATGTGGTAATCCAATATGCCTCACCTCTCTTAAAACAACCACCATTATGAAATATGGATCTTGTCTCATGCGATGTCGTCTACGGAGTGAGTGATGATTGCATCCTGATTCCTAATTTGCTTGGCCAGTCACAAAAGAGTATTTCCAGATACATCTAAATCATACTTCATATTAACTCCTAAAACAGCTTACTTCTCTTCAGAACTAGGATACAAGTGAAACCGACAAGCGACCCGAAACTAGTGGTGAAGTTACAACATGATGTCACAGGACCATGAAAGATGACAATTTCAATGCATTCTGGGAGCACGTgcacaaacataaaaacgaattAGTCCGCATACCTTCTAATCGAGAATGTAAGTGAGTGTGTATGTACTTCCCGTTAATCTTCCGCGTACCTTGTGGAATGCCAGCTTTCAATATTTCATCAGCAAGAGGAACAAGAGCCTGCATATGACAAAATTCAAACgataaaaaacaataataaaagcaGTTAAACAACCATCCTTTTTTGCAGAATCAAGAGGTCACACTGTAGTATAGAGCAATTGACGGTGTGATACCTTACAAGAAAGCACCGGGGGATTACCTTAATTTCTTGTTCCAGTACAGCGAgttctttcttaaaagtaaccaTGGCATTCTCATTCGCTTGCAACTGTGAAGGACATAAAGAATAAGTTTGTCAAATAGGAGAGACTAAGTCTAACAGAATTTCGACGACTCAACGTAGCACCGGACCATCCTATAAACTTGGTGATACAGTCGACGCACGAGTAATTCCGTCAGCAGCACATAAACAATAGTTAAATAGGGTTTCAAAAGATGGACAACATCTCCATAAAAAGCTAGATTAACTAAAACACATCATCCTAAGAATATGAGAAGCCATAACTAATGCCAATTTATGCATTATATAGTCGAAAAAGGGTCTTTTGTTTAAAAAACGTTAATGAAAAAGAATATCTCTATATGTATTACAAAATATTGTTTGTTTGTAATAGCTATTAAAAACATTAGTATGTAAGAAAAGATAATGTCTTTAATAATGTGCTTCTATATAGTACTGAAGTAAAATTCATTATTGAAAACTTGAAATTCGGGTAAAAATAACTATCGTGTATGAACTGTATTGAGAGTGAAAATGGAGATTTGGAGGGATTTTGGGTGCAAAGAGGTGTCTATTGTCCGGAAACGTTGATACCATCATGTTGGGTCTATGTTGTGCCGTTGTCCA
This region includes:
- the LOC141639756 gene encoding protein PTST, chloroplastic; amino-acid sequence: MGCNAIGFLRCYPDEQMLCLSWGSVKSNWNVLCHVHCNLATRTVRTGHNSLSLNLILTANSSHRRRLCRTYSIPVSLEEQSSSGSLDQDELNSSNDPEDDRASNSLSSGELKSLLVDSQRSKLMKKLSESNQQNRFLKRQLQANENAMVTFKKELAVLEQEIKALVPLADEILKAGIPQGTRKINGKYIHTHLHSRLEVVREKILGQIKDVEAAQSKEVHVFWVGMAESVQVMGSFDGWSQGEHLSPEYTGSFTKFSATLLLRPGRYEIKFLVDGEWHLSSELPTIGEGLMENNLLIVE